A window of Chaetodon auriga isolate fChaAug3 chromosome 2, fChaAug3.hap1, whole genome shotgun sequence contains these coding sequences:
- the ppp1r3db gene encoding protein phosphatase 1, regulatory subunit 3Db, whose amino-acid sequence MAGACEKRQQKGSVEWSGTLPQFISGSSNASIAKNTTIRLRDIYDPKPQPPKAPVRIRPPGPRAPPVKELYLKHSLPSDPPTKAIMRRRAQSLPSTERKKELRSLQVRFVDSLGLELEEVKVFKVQEHPLIPQHVLFRLLMSSELAFGKSLELSMPYFKPCFPENVGAQPDFLKRLCTQSVCLEQVLCSEQGITGTIQVLNLAYEKEVIVRYSFTNWRTLTQTTASWVSSGCRAKSEALGTDVFRFRLPVPPFILQPGAILEFAICYHVKGSNYWDNNNGHNYKLSCHSYKVTVPRECEDSMLHFT is encoded by the coding sequence ATGGCTGGGGCTTGTgagaaaaggcagcagaaaGGTTCTGTCGAGTGGAGTGGGACCCTGCCTCAGTTCATCAGTGGCTCCAGTAATGCATCCATCGCTAAAAACACCACCATCCGCCTTCGGGACATTTATGATCCCAAGCCTCAGCCCCCCAAAGCACCAGTCCGGATCCGCCCTCCAGGTCCGAGAGCTCCCCCGGTAAAGGAACTTTATTTGAAGCACAGCTTGCCAAGTGATCCTCCAACCAAGGCGATCATGAGGAGACGAGCTCAGTCTCTTCCGtcgacagagaggaagaaggaactGAGGAGCCTGCAAGTGCGCTTCGTGGACTCATTGGGCCTCGAGTTAGAGGAAGTTAAAGTCTTCAAGGTTCAAGAGCACCCCCTGATACCACAGCATGTTCTGTTCAGACTACTGATGAGCTCTGAACTGGCATTTGGGAAGTCATTGGAGCTGTCCATGCCTTACTTCAAACCTTGTTTCCCTGAGAATGTGGGAGCTCAGCCAGACTTCCTGAAGCGTCTCTGcactcagagtgtgtgtttggagcagGTCCTGTGTTCAGAGCAGGGGATAACAGGCACTATACAAGTACTTAATTTAGCTTATGAGAAAGAGGTCATAGTTCGCTACTCTTTCACCAACTGGAgaacactcacacaaacaacagcatccTGGGTATCAAGCGGGTGCCGTGCCAAGTCTGAAGCTCTAGGGACAGATGTCTTCAGATTTCGTCTGCCTGTCCCACCCTTCATTTTGCAGCCAGGAGCCATTTTAGAATTTGCCATCTGCTACCACGTAAAAGGATCTAATTACTGGGACAACAACAATGGACACAATTACAAACTGTCATGCCACAGCTACAAGGTGACTGTGCCGAGGGAGTGTGAGGACAGTATGCTGCATTTTACATGA